The segment TCCATCTAAAATTTAATTATATCAGTTGAAAAGACAACATTACAAATGTACACCATAAACGTTAGGAAGAAAGCTTTGCAATTAAGACGATTATcaatgataattaaaatataacgcTGGATAGTGGATACAACCAATTTATGAAAGTATTGACAATTTGCAAAGATGCACGATTTTAACGATGTCTTTTGTGATGCCATCTGGCGTTTTcgctgtttttagctcacctgagccgaagcctcaagtgagtttttcttatcaaaactttCCATTTTCTGTCGATcgttgtcgtaaacttttcatattttcatcttctttacCAGAAACACTGgactaatttcaaccaaacttggcacaaagcatccttatgTGAAGgcaattcaagtttgttcaaataaagggcaatgtctctttcaaaggggagataatcacgaaaatgcaaaaataacaTTCTAGGCATTAATTctcaaaaatttatattttgtaatggtCTGTGAGAAAAAAAGTAATGGAACGGGAAAACAGCAAATTCTAGAAGGGATTgcaaaatgaaatcattttgtGGTATTATCAGCACACCAATGTAGATGTacgagattttttttctttccatgAAGGCATCACCTAAATACAAAGTATCATCTGTAAGAATGCATTTGACCATTCCTGAAGCATGATGTAATCCGAACTTTACAAAAGTACATTGTAAAAGGGAGAACCAGTGAATGGAAGGAAAAATAGACCATAGCTTCAATGCACCTAATTTTAATAAGATCCAtgaaattatttacaaataatataataattCACAATCTGTGTTCAAATACATGAGTACAGTCAGTTACACCTATATTTCTATTCATTAAATAAACtcaaaacattttatatcaCATTGTGTCTGCAGTAATTGAAAAAAGTAACATTCATTATGAATGAAAGAATTTTATTCCATAGATGATTATTTTTTCTCCTCGTGTACATTTATAATGTTTTATCTTGTGTTAAGTTGACCTGGTGTTGCAAAGAGCCCCCCTCCTTGTTTACTTGCTGCTCTTGATGGTGCCAATCCAAGGAGCTTCTGAACATtctgtgaaaataaaaatatatatatattcagtacaacagtgtatcattcttgttaacaatgtagaaTATTGATACTTGTTGTTTTTTcatggtgtgtgatatttgtttatgtaatatatgtctcttgataaagacgcaggctgcgtcgaaaatttgagttttaaataaccaacagtgccgtggccttttcagtgtttttatatatatatatatatatatatatatatatatatatatatatataatgaaataaaatcatggGTCCTACAAAGTGAGAGTTCACTTTAGATAAAGCTATCAGTGTTGATCTTTCAGTGTTATGACTGTTTGAAcattaaagaaaaatacattGCACCTGAGAGAACTCAATTTTTCTTATTATGTAGTTTAATCAGTCATTTCCTACAGCATTTCTGTATTTTTTCATTATCTAAATATTCATAACTTGCTGAGTAGCTATTCAGTAAACAACTTCAGGTTGAAGTTACCTGTTTATCATCAATGACCTAATGTAATAAGAGGAATGCATAAAATTCGTCTTTGCAAGGGGATGCATATATTGCTTTTATAGCAAAACTCTCAGAACGCTTAATTTATTTACCAACTCTTACTCCAACACACCTGTCAGAGGAGTtcttaaattacatgtacatgtattttaaacagCTTTCTTGCaactttgaatattgtgttTAAAAGACTGCAAACCATTTCATTTTGACATGTGACATACGTTGACCACACCTACCTGTCTTATCGACATGGTGCACAAGATATACAAGAAAATGAAAGAACATtcggagtaatcatcccctccCAAGTTTCTATGGGAGATTCCCTGCAATAGACTAATTGGCACGAATGGCATCTTGGCTACAACTCGACCATCAAATCTGTAGAAGATCAATAcaaatttctgatgttttccctcagattttaaaacattttatttgtaaaatttaatttcatactttaacatTTGTCTCATATATAATtcaaaagctttaaaaatcatGCAGTCTTTCTTTAACTCCAGTTTTTCTTTTATCAGTAGCAATATTTTACAAGGTAGTGCTTTTATTACTTCATCTCTTGTTTTCTgtcaaattcaaataaaagtCCTATTACAATCTCAGATCatttggaaaatattttcttaCATAGAGTTAAACATGCTGAGGAGAGCTGTAAAGGCAAATCCAATGGCAAACATGGACTTCATTTTCACCtgcaaacaaattttaaacCTGAACATTATTCTCCATTATAATGACATACTTCAGTGGGGGTATAATTAAAATTCAGTATGAAAACAGACTTACAAAGGATAAATCCCGATTATGATTTTTCAGTTTTTCTTCTTGAcgctctaaaaaaaaaaaatcaatttgaaaacCAATTTGATAATATGTAGCTAAAAAAGCATTTCAGATAACGAGGTGCatacatttaataataatttatatCTAGTAAAACCTTACAGCAGAGTTACATGCTAAGAATTTCTAAGGAAAATCaattatcacgcctcagacaaaattgttgaaatctaattggtcagatcttggtcacatgacacTGTGGGGAAAAAAGTATCATGCGAGAAAAAATCCATATTGAGCGAGTAATTTattgtcgggttcgacttgcagccgtgacAAAATGGCGAAGCCATTTGGGcagactaagttgtatgatatagaccccccccccccccccccccccccccacatatacagttagaggtcatTGACGTGATAAATttgttacacagttagttagtgacctgatacagaaaaatacatggtgtgaaaatgCTTCACTCGCctgatacgggttttcttttcacaccatgtattccATATCAGATCACTAACTAATGGTGTAACTAa is part of the Ostrea edulis chromosome 2, xbOstEdul1.1, whole genome shotgun sequence genome and harbors:
- the LOC125680395 gene encoding calcium load-activated calcium channel-like — translated: MLSDCLLIVFISVCTALLGEGLTWLLVYRTEKYKKLKAEVEKQSKKLEKKKEGGETSDRSQKKKLERQEEKLKNHNRDLSFVKMKSMFAIGFAFTALLSMFNSIFDGRVVAKMPFVPISLLQGISHRNLGGDDYSECSFIFLYILCTMSIRQNVQKLLGLAPSRAASKQGGGLFATPGQLNTR